One stretch of Vulpes lagopus strain Blue_001 chromosome 12, ASM1834538v1, whole genome shotgun sequence DNA includes these proteins:
- the LOC121473795 gene encoding mitochondrial import receptor subunit TOM22 homolog → MATSAAGCPGAPLSPDELLLKGDAQKTKEELEEGDDEELDETLSERLWGLTEMFSERVRSAAGATFDLSLFVAQKMYRFSRAALWIGTTSFMILVLPVVFETEKLQMEQQQLQQRRILLGPNTGLSGGMPGALPSLPGKI, encoded by the coding sequence ATGGCCACCTCCGCCGCTGGCTGCCCTGGGGCGCCCCTGTCCCCGGATGAATTGCTTCTGAAAGGCGATGCCCAGAAGACCaaagaggagctggaggagggagacGACGAGGAGCTCGATGAGACCCTGTCGGAGAGACTGTGGGGTCTGACGGAGATGTTCTCAGAGAGGGTCCGGTCCGCGGCTGGAGCCACTTTTGATCTCTCCCTCTTTGTGGCTCAAAAAATGTACAGGTTTTCCAGGGCAGCCTTGTGGATTGGGACCACTTCCTTCATGATCCTGGTTCTTCCTGTTGTCTTTGAGACTGAGAAGTTGCAAATGGAGCAGCAGCAACTGCAGCAGAGGCGGATACTTTTAGGGCCTAACACAGGGCTCTCAGGAGGAATGCCAGGGGCTCTACCTTCACTTCCTGGAAAAATCTAG